A window of the Vigna angularis cultivar LongXiaoDou No.4 chromosome 3, ASM1680809v1, whole genome shotgun sequence genome harbors these coding sequences:
- the LOC108325775 gene encoding transcription factor bHLH36, with product MNPLHPTDELYFQITTDNYYFQPIQTTPPENQIFYDPVLDGSAPIPCTAQMGTTKGKQRGKLPAWTKEDYKTTTMDENKRWMHRETEKQRRQEMTRLCTDFRSLLPLQYIKGKRSISDHMHEGANYIKHLENNVKELQAKRDECKKLSNLSPVVVSDSGSFSTTDLPICVIVHPFPGGIQIKCSSSFRKYVFPLSRVIDMVLKEGLDVVNCTSTKTDDSFIHTIRIEVPHTMTGTNYTELQKKLVEAISSSCSEEILSESENC from the exons ATGAATCCTTTACACCCTACTGATGAGTTGTACTTTCAGATTACAACTGATAATTACTATTTCCAACCAATCCAAACAACCCCTCCAGAAAATCAGATCTTCTATGATCCTGTGCTCGATGGTAGTGCTCCCATTCCCTGTACAGCTCAAATGGGCACTACCAAGGGCAAGCAGAGAGGAAAGTTACCAGCTTGGACAAAGGAAGATTATAAGACCACCACCATGGATGAAAACAAGAGGTGGATGCATAGAGAGACTGAAAAACAAAGAAGGCAAGAAATGACCAGGCTTTGCACTGACTTTAGATCTCTTCTGCCTCTTCAATATATCAAG GGAAAACGCTCAATTTCTGATCACATGCATGAGGGTGCAAATTACATCAAACACCTTGAAAATAATGTGAAAGAGTTGCAAGCTAAGAGAGACGAGTGTAAGAAGTTGTCCAATTTGAGTCCTGTTGTTGTTTCTGATAGTGGAAGCTTTAGCACTACCGATCTTCCGATATGTGTCATTGTTCATCCTTTTCCGGGAGGTATTCAGATTAAGTGTAGTTCCAGCTTCAGAAAATATGTCTTTCCTTTGTCAAGAGTGATAGATATGGTGCTTAAAGAAGGGCTTGATGTGGTCAACTGTACCTCTACCAAAACAGATGACAGCTTCATACACACTATCCGAATAGAG GTTCCACATACCATGACTGGGACTAATTACACTGAACTGCAAAAGAAGCTTGTCGAAGCGATATCATCTTCAT GTTCGGAGGAGATACTATCTGAATCTGAAAACTGCTGA
- the LOC108324758 gene encoding PTI1-like tyrosine-protein kinase At3g15890, translated as MQFKCFSCFLCDKEQSEIQNEKEKKKRDYPWEIYTLKELLRATNNFHQDNKIGEGGFGSVYWGRTSKGVEIAVKRLKMMTAKAEMEFAVEVEVLGRVRHKNLLGLRGFYAGGEERLIVYDYMPNHSLLNYLHGQLAKDCLLDWPRRMSIAIGAAEGLVYLHHEANPHIIHRDIKASNVLLDSEFEAKVADFGFAKLIPEGVSHLTTRVKGTLGYLAPEYAMWGKVSESCDVYSFGILLLEIVSAKKPIEKLQGGVKRDIVQWVTPHVQKGNFTHIVDSKLKGRFDLEQLKSVIMIAIRCTESNPEKRPSMVEVVEWLKGGIGRRKKEIPNLIHTNEDDKYEENYGEIRRTQSKLKIPSDDDKLRIR; from the exons ATGCAGTTTAAATGTTTCAGCTGTTTTCTCTGTGATAAAGAGCAATCCGAGATACA AAacgagaaggagaagaagaaaagggacTATCCATGGGAAATATACACCTTGAAGGAGTTGCTTCGTGCAACAAACAATTTCCATCAAGATAATAAGATAGGAGAGGGTGGATTTGGAAGTGTTTATTGGGGTCGAACAAGTAAAGGCGTCGAG ATCGCAGTGAAGcggttgaagatgatgactgCAAAGGCAGAGATGGAGTTTGCAGTGGAAGTGGAAGTACTAGGAAGGGTGAGGCATAAGAATTTGTTGGGGTTGCGTGGATTCTATGCAGGAGGTGAAGAAAGGTTAATTGTGTATGATTACATGCCTAATCACAGTTTGCTCAATTATTTGCATGGTCAACTTGCCAAAGATTGTTTGTTAGATTGGCCTAGAAGAATGAGCATAGCAATTGGAGCAGCTGAAGGCTTGGT GTATTTGCACCATGAGGCAAATCCTCACATCATTCATAGAGACATAAAAGCAAGCAATGTTCTTTTAGACTCTGAATTTGAAGCGAAGGTTGCTGATTTTGGGTTTGCTAAGCTGATACCAGAGGGTGTAAGCCATCTGACAACAAGGGTTAAAGGCACCCTTGGATATTTGGCTCCAGAATATGCCATGTGGGGGAAGGTTTCTGAGAGCTGTGATGTTTACAGTTTTGGGATTTTGCTTTTGGAGATTGTGAGTGCCAAGAAGCCAATTGAGAAACTTCAAGGCGGAGTGAAAAGAGATATAGTTCAGTGGGTTACACCTCATGTTCAAAAGGGTAACTTCACTCATATTGTTGATTCAAAATTAAAGGGACGATTTGATTTAGAGCAGTTGAAATCTGTGATCATGATAGCTATAAGGTGCACAGAAAGTAATCCAGAAAAAAGGCCTAGCATGGTAGAGGTCGTGGAGTGGCTCAAGGGTGGCATTGGGaggagaaaaaaagagattCCAAATTTAATTCACACTAATGAAGATGATAAATATGAAGAAAACTATGGAGAGATTAGAAGAACACAGTCCAAGTTGAAAATACCAAGTGATGATGATAAACTTAGAATAAGATAA
- the LOC108325385 gene encoding receptor-like serine/threonine-protein kinase At4g25390, whose protein sequence is MPSRQLSTSPPPSNRRILTPPVTSTASLCSLFFLLCLCFRKRKRTTPSSDSDSTPPHPFSYALLRRATNSFSTRLGHGGFGPVFAGTLAGDPVAVKLMDSASQQGEREFNNELFFASRLRSPSLVPAIGFSSDPKRRRFLLVYHLMHNGNLHDALLRSKTPHLKSWKNRFSIILDIARGIHYLHSLDPPVIHGDIKPSNILLDNTFSAKLADFGLARLKPHVQVQEFKAKRDEKRRDESESDAGSELETVSVKTEQSFEGNTGSDYVMDWIGKELKKERPTTVEKVSSGSSSGLAEKKKSRKKLEWWEKMNDSGVPKMEKRRAAREWWKEEYSEELARKTKKKKTKEKKKRKGVNGDGDLEIDNGDVNVYKREKNRSRKSGGSVDSWLNGDVHGVGWNSYDSGTCSGEIVAKSGGVSSTPSMRGTVFYVAPEYGYNGDVSEKCDVYSFGVLLLVIVSGRRPLQVTGSPISELQRANLVSWARVCGRRGKLLEVVDEGVEGLDKEQASLCVTVALACLLKSPTRRPSMKEVLGMLSGELEPPQLPRNSFPLNSRNQGR, encoded by the coding sequence ATGCCATCTCGACAACTCTCCACGTCACCACCACCTTCTAACCGCCGCATCTTAACCCCTCCGGTAACTTCCACCGCCTCCCTTTgctctttattctttttactttgCCTCTGCTTCCGCAAGCGTAAACGCACCACCCCTTCCTCCGACTCCGACTCCACTCCCCCTCACCCCTTCTCCTACGCCCTCCTCCGCCGCGCCACCAACTCCTTCTCCACGCGCCTCGGCCACGGTGGCTTCGGTCCTGTCTTCGCCGGCACCCTTGCCGGCGACCCGGTTGCCGTCAAGCTCATGGATTCTGCCTCCCAGCAGGGAGAGCGCGAGTTCAACAACGAGCTCTTCTTCGCGTCCAGGCTTCGGTCCCCCTCTCTCGTCCCCGCCATCGGCTTCTCCTCCGACCCTAAACGTCGGCGTTTCCTCCTCGTCTACCACCTCATGCACAACGGTAACCTCCACGACGCCCTCTTGCGCTCTAAAACCCCTCACCTAAAGAGCTGGAAAAACCGCTTCTCCATCATCCTCGACATCGCCAGAGGCATCCACTACCTCCACTCGCTCGACCCCCCGGTCATCCACGGTGACATCAAACCCTCCAACATTCTCCTGGACAACACCTTCTCTGCAAAACTCGCCGACTTCGGTCTTGCGCGCTTAAAACCCCATGTTCAAGTCCAAGAGTTCAAAGCAAAGCGCGACGAGAAGAGAAGGGACGAGTCCGAGAGCGATGCTGGGTCGGAGTTAGAAACTGTGAGCGTCAAGACAGAGCAGTCGTTTGAAGGTAACACCGGGTCGGATTACGTGATGGATTGGATTGGGAAGGAGTTGAAGAAGGAAAGGCCGACGACGGTGGAGAAGGTTTCTTCTGGGTCGAGCAGTGGATTGgcggagaagaagaaaagtagGAAGAAATTGGAGTGGTGGGAGAAGATGAATGATAGTGGAGTTCCGAAGATGGAGAAGAGAAGGGCCGCGAGGGAATGGTGGAAGGAAGAGTATTCGGAAGAGCTTGCTAGGAAGacgaagaaaaagaaaacgaaggagaagaaaaagagaaagggtGTTAACGGTGATGGTGATTTGGAGATAGATAATGGTGATGTAAATGTGTACAAGAGGGAGAAGAACCGGAGTAGGAAAAGTGGTGGAAGTGTAGATTCTTGGTTGAACGGTGATGTACATGGAGTTGGATGGAACAGCTACGATTCAGGGACTTGTAGCGGTGAAATAGTGGCCAAGAGTGGTGGTGTGAGTAGTACTCCGAGTATGAGGGGAACGGTTTTCTACGTGGCTCCTGAGTATGGATACAATGGAGATGTTTCTGAGAAGTGCGACGTGTACAGTTTCGGGGTTTTGTTGCTTGTTATTGTTTCTGGGAGGCGGCCACTTCAGGTGACAGGGTCGCCCATATCGGAGCTTCAACGTGCGAATCTGGTGTCTTGGGCGAGGGTATGTGGTCGGAGGGGAAAGCTTCTAGAAGTGGTGGATGAGGGTGTTGAGGGGTTGGACAAAGAGCAGGCTAGTCTGTGCGTGACGGTTGCGCTGGCTTGTTTGCTAAAGTCACCGACCCGTCGACCTTCCATGAAGGAGGTTCTGGGAATGCTAAGTGGGGAGCTGGAGCCTCCGCAGTTGCCGCGCAATAGTTTCCCCCTCAACTCCAGGAACCAGGGTCGGTGA
- the LOC108326426 gene encoding subtilisin-like protease SBT1.3 codes for MGLILTIHLLLCILSSANAEFSKNTYIIQMDKSAKPETFSNHLEWYTSKVKSILSNSVEAEMDKEERIIYTYQTAFHGLAAKLSQEEAEKLEAEEGVVAMFPDTKYQLHTTRSPTFLGLEPTQSTNVWSEKLANHDVTVGVLDTGIWPESESFNDTGMRSVPSHWKGACETGRGFEKYHCNKKIVGARMFYHGYEAATGKIDEKTEYKSPRDQDGHGTHTAATVAGSLVHDANLLGYAHGTARGMAPRARIAAYKVCWTGGCFSSDILSAVDTAVADGVDVLSISLGGGVSSYYRDSLSVAAFGAMEKGVLVSCSAGNAGPDPVSLTNVSPWITTVGASTMDRDFPADVSLGNGRKITGTSLYKGRSVLSVKKQYPLVYMGNINSSIPDPRSLCLEGTLDRRMVSGKIVICDRGISPRVQKGQVVKNAGGVGMILTNTAANGEELVADCHLLPAVAVGEKEGKELKHYVLTSKKATATLAFLATRLGVRPSPVVAAFSSRGPNFLTLEILKPDVVAPGVNIIAAWSGAIGPSSLPTDHRRVKFNILSGTSMSCPHVSGIAALLKARHPEWSPAAIKSALMTTAYVHDNTIKPLKDASSADASTPYDHGAGHINPGRALDPGLVYDIQPQDYFEFLCTQKLTPSELGVFAKYSNRTCSHSLASPGDLNYPAISVVFPQINSSSVLTVHRTATNVGPAVSKYHVVVSHFKGASVKVEPKTLSFTKKYQKLSYKVTFTTQSRQTEPEFGGLVWKDGVHKVRSPIVITYLSPI; via the coding sequence ATGGGTCTCATTCTAACAATCCATCTCCTCTTGTGTATACTATCATCTGCAAATGCTGAATTTTCCAAGAACACGTACATCATTCAAATGGATAAGTCAGCAAAGCCTGAGACCTTCTCCAATCACCTTGAATGGTATACCTCAAAAGTGAAATCAATTCTGTCCAACTCGGTAGAAGCTGAGATGGACAAGGAGGAGAGAATCATTTACACCTACCAAACTGCTTTTCATGGACTGGCTGCCAAGTTGAGCCAAGAAGAAGCTGAGAAGCTAGAGGCAGAAGAAGGGGTTGTGGCCATGTTCCCGGATACTAAGTATCAACTTCACACCACGAGAAGTCCAACTTTCCTTGGGCTTGAACCAACACAAAGCACTAACGTGTGGTCAGAAAAGTTGGCCAACCATGATGTCACAGTGGGAGTGCTCGACACTGGGATTTGGCCTGAGAGTGAGAGCTTCAATGACACAGGCATGAGATCAGTTCCTTCTCACTGGAAAGGTGCCTGTGAGACCGGTAGAGGCTTCGAAAAATATCACTGCAACAAGAAGATCGTGGGGGCAAGAATGTTTTACCATGGGTATGAAGCGGCAACAGGTAAAATTGATGAGAAAACAGAATACAAATCGCCAAGAGATCAAGATGGTCACGGAACTCACACTGCAGCTACAGTTGCTGGCTCCCTGGTGCATGATGCTAATCTTCTAGGCTATGCTCATGGCACAGCAAGAGGAATGGCACCAAGAGCGAGAATTGCTGCTTACAAAGTATGCTGGACTGGTGGATGCTTCAGCTCAGATATTCTTTCAGCTGTTGATACAGCTGTGGCTGATGGAGTCGATGTTCTATCTATCTCTTTGGGTGGTGGAGTCTCCTCTTACTACCGTGATAGTTTATCTGTAGCTGCTTTTGGAGCAATGGAGAAAGGTGTTTTGGTATCGTGTTCTGCTGGAAATGCAGGTCCTGACCCTGTTAGCCTCACAAATGTGTCACCTTGGATCACCACAGTTGGAGCCAGCACCATGGATAGAGATTTTCCAGCAGATGTTAGTCTTGGAAATGGAAGAAAGATAACGGGAACCTCGCTCTATAAAGGGAGAAGCGTGCTCTCAGTTAAGAAACAATACCCTTTAGTATACATGGGAAATATCAACTCAAGCATACCTGATCCAAGATCTTTGTGCTTGGAAGGTACTTTGGATCGTAGAATGGTTTCAGGCAAGATTGTTATCTGTGACAGAGGCATTAGTCCAAGAGTTCAGAAGGGTCAAGTGGTGAAAAATGCAGGCGGGGTGGGAATGATTCTCACCAACACTGCAGCTAATGGAGAGGAGCTTGTTGCAGACTGTCATCTCCTTCCAGCAGTTGCAGTTGGAGAGAAAGAAGGCAAGGAGCTCAAACATTATGTGTTAACAAGTAAAAAAGCTACTGCAACTCTAGCTTTTCTGGCTACAAGGTTGGGTGTTAGACCATCTCCTGTAGTGGCAGCATTTTCATCAAGAGGGCCCAATTTTCTTACCCTTGAAATTTTGAAGCCTGATGTGGTGGCTCCAGGGGTGAACATTATTGCTGCTTGGAGTGGAGCCATTGGTCCTTCAAGTTTGCCAACAGACCACAGGAGGGTGAAGTTCAATATACTCTCAGGAACTTCAATGTCATGCCCTCATGTGAGTGGCATTGCTGCTTTGCTCAAGGCTAGGCATCCAGAATGGAGTCCTGCTGCTATAAAATCTGCTTTGATGACCACAGCTTATGTCCATGACAATACCATCAAGCCTCTCAAGGATGCCTCGAGTGCTGATGCGTCAACTCCTTATGATCATGGTGCTGGACACATCAACCCCGGAAGAGCTCTTGACCCAGGTTTGGTTTATGATATTCAGCCACAGGATTACTTTGAATTCCTGTGCACCCAGAAACTGACTCCATCTGAACTCGGAGTTTTTGCCAAGTATTCAAACAGAACTTGCAGTCACTCTCTTGCAAGTCCTGGGGACTTGAACTACCCAGCCATATCCGTAGTTTTTCCACAGATTAATTCCTCTTCAGTTTTGACCGTTCACAGAACTGCCACCAATGTTGGCCCTGCTGTCTCCAAGTACCATGTTGTGGTTTCACATTTCAAAGGCGCTTCTGTTAAAGTTGAGCCAAAAACCTTGAGTTTTACCAAAAAATACCAGAAACTATCTTACAAAGTTACATTCACAACACAATCTCGACAAACAGAACCTGAATTTGGAGGTCTGGTATGGAAGGATGGTGTGCACAAAGTAAGAAGTCCAATTGTCATAACATATTTGTCACCAATATGA
- the LOC108325690 gene encoding transcription factor bHLH118, which yields MFPLQRGNELVIQFSNALQPQHKISKDLILDDHNSDNPPLVAYSDKKVRTRPPNKLFYAPETSHANSAEEEYAKKMVHREIERQRRQEMATLHASLRSLLPLPFIKGKRSMSDQMNEAVNYINHLQKNIKELSEKRDKLKKKVAINSSLESRENKHESCGFTVRQTSSGAVGIEISGLSEEGVSLSKLLELLLEEGLEVVCCLSTKVNGRLLHSLQCEVVNSDTVDLSELRRKFSNVVPSFRVSE from the exons ATGTTTCCTTTACAACGCGGCAATGAGCTGGTGATCCAATTTTCTAATGCCCTCCAACCGCAACACAAAATCTCTAAAGATCTCATCCTGGATGATCACAACAGCGATAATCCGCCCCTTGTCGCTTATTCAGACAAAAAAGTGCGTACTAGGCCCCCCAATAAACTCTTTTATGCGCCTGAAACCAGTCACGCTAATTCTGCAGAAGAAGAATACGCAAAGAAGATGGTTCACAGAGAGATTGAGAGGCAAAGGAGGCAAGAAATGGCAACCCTTCATGCCTCTCTTAGATCCCTTCTCCCTCTTCCCTTCATCAAG GGAAAGAGGTCGATGTCTGATCAAATGAACGAGGCGGTGAATTACATAAACCACCTGCAGAAGAATATTAAAGAATTGAGTGAGAAGAGGGATAAGCTGAAGAAGAAAGTTGCCATAAATTCCAGCCTCGAAAGCCGTGAGAACAAGCATGAATCATGTGGTTTCACTGTCCGCCAAACTAGTAGTGGAGCTGTGGGAATCGAAATCAGTGGATTGAGTGAGGAAGGGGTTTCACTTTCTAAACTGTTGGAACTGTTGTTAGAAGAGGGACTTGAAGTTGTTTGTTGTCTTTCAACTAAAGTCAATGGCAGACTACTCCACAGTTTGCAGTGTGAG GTTGTCAATTCCGACACTGTAGATCTGTCTGAGCTGAGAAGAAAATTCTCCAATGTAGTTCCATCATTTAGAGTTTCTGAATAA